From the genome of Ornithobacterium rhinotracheale, one region includes:
- a CDS encoding HU family DNA-binding protein, which translates to MPVKYNVVERKNPQKREEPGKWYANAKADGDISLKEIAEEISGGSTTVSDTDVLAVLNEMIKTCTRHLSEGKVVKFGDFGNFQVSLTSEGAASEEKFNPSLIKGNKIQFRPGEALRKMLKTVKYEKYSKK; encoded by the coding sequence ATGCCAGTAAAATACAATGTAGTGGAGCGCAAGAATCCACAGAAGAGAGAAGAGCCCGGCAAGTGGTATGCCAACGCTAAGGCAGATGGAGATATTAGCCTTAAAGAAATCGCCGAGGAGATTTCTGGTGGCTCTACCACTGTGAGCGATACCGATGTTTTGGCAGTGCTCAATGAGATGATAAAAACCTGTACTCGCCATTTATCGGAGGGTAAAGTAGTGAAGTTTGGCGACTTTGGGAACTTCCAAGTCAGCCTTACTAGCGAAGGAGCAGCGTCGGAAGAAAAGTTTAATCCTAGCTTAATTAAAGGAAATAAGATACAGTTTCGCCCAGGCGAGGCACTTCGCAAAATGCTCAAAACCGTGAAATACGAGAAATACAGCAAGAAGTAG
- a CDS encoding IS982 family transposase, with protein MSNLEASYNFILNKLIEISGTENFYFKPVKPKLSDIELISLIILAEFKSIDSEYQLFREIKGWAIESKIERSVYNRRKRKLFPFLEEIRCKMVKKFNDFENYFLVDSMPLEVCKLSRSSRSKICKENSFSMPNKGFCASQNLHFYGYKLHAICSIAGVFQSFDLSPASVHDIHYLKDIKLQISDCVLLGDRGYLSQTVQLDLFNEVKIQLETPKRKNQKDYKPQFYPFRKCRKRIETLFSQLCDQFMIRRNYAKSFEGFKTRILAKITSLTTIQYLNKFVFHSNINNLKINLIR; from the coding sequence ATGAGCAACCTAGAGGCAAGTTACAATTTTATTTTGAATAAACTAATAGAAATTTCAGGAACTGAAAATTTCTATTTTAAACCAGTGAAACCAAAATTATCTGATATAGAGTTGATAAGCTTAATTATTTTAGCAGAATTTAAATCTATCGATTCTGAGTACCAGCTTTTTAGAGAGATAAAAGGTTGGGCTATTGAATCTAAAATTGAAAGGAGTGTTTACAACAGAAGAAAACGAAAACTCTTCCCTTTTCTTGAAGAAATTAGGTGCAAAATGGTGAAAAAGTTCAATGATTTTGAAAACTATTTCTTGGTGGACAGCATGCCTTTAGAAGTGTGTAAATTATCCCGCTCTTCCAGAAGCAAAATCTGTAAAGAAAATAGCTTTTCAATGCCAAATAAAGGTTTTTGTGCTTCTCAAAATCTACACTTTTATGGTTACAAGCTACATGCGATCTGTTCTATTGCTGGTGTGTTCCAAAGTTTTGACTTATCTCCCGCCTCCGTTCACGACATTCATTATTTGAAAGACATAAAACTTCAAATTTCTGATTGCGTGTTACTTGGAGACAGGGGCTATCTTTCTCAAACGGTTCAGCTTGACTTGTTCAATGAGGTGAAAATCCAGTTAGAAACCCCTAAAAGAAAAAATCAAAAAGATTACAAACCTCAGTTCTATCCATTCAGAAAGTGTAGAAAACGTATAGAAACTTTATTCTCGCAGTTGTGTGACCAATTTATGATACGGCGTAATTATGCCAAATCTTTTGAAGGATTCAAAACAAGAATATTGGCAAAAATTACCTCCTTGACTACTATTCAATATCTCAATAAATTTGTCTTTCATAGTAACATTAACAATTTAAAAATTAATCTCATTCGATAA